The following are from one region of the Colius striatus isolate bColStr4 chromosome Z, bColStr4.1.hap1, whole genome shotgun sequence genome:
- the LOC133628704 gene encoding PAT complex subunit CCDC47, producing the protein MKNLYLFIAALLIPWSFTVAKYDEFEDGDDIMEYDDNDFAEFEDVNEDAVTESPQRVITAEDDEEEATVELEGQDENQEDFDDTDAQDGDTESEPYDDEEFEGYEEKPDASHSKNKDPITIVNVPAHLQNSWESYYMEILMVTGLLAYIMNYIIGKNKNNRLAHAWFNTHRELLESNFALVGDDGTNKEATSTGKLNQENEHIYNLWCSGRVCCEGMLIQLKFLKRQDLLNVLARMMRPASDQVQIKVTMNDEDMDTYVFAVGTRKALVRLQKEMQDLSEFCSDKPKSGAKYGLPDSLAILSEMGEVTEGMMDAKMIHFLTHYADKIESVQFSDQFSGPKLMQEEGQLTKLPETKKTLLFTFNVPGSGNTSPKDMESLLPLMSMVIYCIDKAKKFRLNREGKQKADKNRARVEENFLKLTHVQRQEAAQSRREEKKRAEKERIMNEEDPEKQRRLEEAALRREQKKLEKKQMKMKQIKVKAM; encoded by the exons atgaagAATTTGTATCTTTTTATTGCTGCCCTCCTCATCCCATGGAGTTTTACTGTGGCAAAGTATGATGAGTTTGAGGATGGAGATGACATTATGGAATATGATGATAATGACTTTGCTGAATTTGAAGATGTTAACGAAGATGCAGTCACAGAGTCTCCTCAAAGGGTCATCACTGCAGAAGACGATGAAGAAGAAGCAACTGTAGAGCTTGAAGGTCAGGATGAGAATCAGGAAGACTTTGATGACACAGATGCACAG GATGGTGATACTGAGAGTGAACCATATGATGATGAGGAGTTTGAAGGCTATGAAGAGAAACCAGATGCATCCCATAGCAAAAATAAAGACCCCATAACAATAGTTAAT GTCCCTGCTCACCTCCAAAACAGCTGGGAGAGTTACTACATGGAGATCCTGATGGTAACAGGTCTCCTTGCTTACATCATGAATTACATCATTGGGAAGAACAAAAACAACCGTCTGGCTCACGCGTGGTTCAATACACACAGGGAGCTGCTAGAAAGTAACTTTGCTCTTGTTG gggATGATGGCACTAATAAAGAAGCCACCAGCACTGGAAAACTAAATCAAGAAAATGAACACATATATAACTTGTGGTGCTCTGGAAGGGTGTGTTGTGAGGGAATGCTCATCCAGCTAAAG TTTCTCAAGAGACAAGACCTACTGAATGTTCTTGCACGCATGATGAGGCCAGCTTCTGACCAAGTG CAAATAAAAGTAACAATGAACGATGAAGATATGGACACCTACGTGTTTGCTGTTGGAACAAGAAAAGCACTGGTGCGACTTCAGAAAGAGATGCAGGACCTG AGTGAGTTCTGCAGTGATAAACCTAAGTCTGGTGCAAAATATGGGCTTCCAGATTCGCTGGCTATCTTGTCAGAGATGGGAGAGGTCACAGAGGGAATGATGGACGCTAAG ATGATCCATTTCCTCACGCACTACGCTGACAAGATTGAGTCCGTCCAATTCTCGGACCAGTTCTCCGGTCCAAAACTTATGCAAGA GGAAGGTCAGCTTACAAAACTGCCTGAGACTAAAAAGACACTTTTGTTTACATTTAATG TGCCTGGTTCAGGCAACACTTCCCCAAAGGACATGGAGTCTTTGCTGCCTCTGATGAGCATGGTTATCTACTGTATTGACAAAGCAAAGAAGTTCCGTCTGAACAGAGAA GGTAAACAAAAGGCTGACAAGAACAGAGCTCGAGTGGAAGAGAACTTCCTTAAACTGACCCATGTGCAAAGACAGGAGGCTGCCCAGTCCCGCCGAGAGGAGAAGAAACGGGCAGAGAAGGAGAGAATCATGAATGAAGAGGATCCTGAAAAGCAGCGTCGgctggag GAAGCTGCTTTGCGACGTGAGCAGAAGAAACTCGAGAAGAAGCAGATGAAGATGAAGCAAATCAAAGTGAAAGCGATGTGA